In a single window of the Massilia oculi genome:
- a CDS encoding acyl-CoA thioesterase: MNLPSHQLSMTVLMTPDTANFSGNVHGGTILKLLDQVAYACASRYAGRYVVTMSVDQVTFRQPIHVGELVTFLAAVNYTGRSSMEIGIKVIAEDIRSKVVRHVNSCFFTMVAVGDDKKPAAIPPLEPSTPDELRRFEEAKGRRESRLALERDHAQRISSKG, translated from the coding sequence ATGAACCTGCCCTCCCACCAGCTCAGCATGACGGTGCTGATGACGCCCGACACGGCCAATTTTTCCGGCAACGTACACGGCGGCACCATCCTGAAGCTGCTCGACCAGGTCGCCTACGCCTGCGCCAGCCGCTACGCCGGCCGCTATGTGGTGACGATGAGCGTCGACCAGGTGACTTTCCGCCAGCCGATCCATGTGGGCGAGCTGGTCACCTTCCTGGCCGCAGTGAACTATACGGGCCGCAGCTCGATGGAAATCGGCATCAAGGTGATCGCCGAGGACATCCGCAGCAAGGTGGTGCGCCATGTGAACAGCTGCTTCTTCACCATGGTGGCCGTGGGCGACGACAAGAAGCCGGCGGCGATTCCGCCGCTGGAACCGTCGACGCCGGATGAATTGCGCCGCTTCGAGGAAGCCAAGGGCCGGCGCGAGTCGCGCCTGGCGCTGGAGCGGGATCACGCGCAGCGGATTTCGTCCAAAGGGTGA
- a CDS encoding DUF2256 domain-containing protein, translated as MRKKSDLPSKICAHCSLPFTWRKKWKRDWEQVKYCSERCRRICTPTETQQPTNES; from the coding sequence ATGCGTAAAAAATCCGATCTTCCGTCCAAGATTTGCGCGCACTGCTCACTTCCTTTTACCTGGCGCAAAAAATGGAAGCGTGACTGGGAACAGGTCAAGTATTGCTCGGAGCGCTGCCGCCGCATCTGCACGCCGACAGAAACGCAACAGCCAACGAACGAATCCTAA
- a CDS encoding ABC transporter permease encodes MNALGAASRAFLLTWQSIFRDKAALLLFFISGILYSFFYPLPYSTETVRRVPVVIVDQDHSALSRQLIRYAGAHPSILVAGVTSRPDEAQALIWEGQAAGVMRIPADFSRKLLAGLQPEIEVGGNGAYPLLNKAVLNGLAEVAATASAGIESKRLGVAVPFPLQAEASRQPLSVEAVPLFNVREGYGSYVVPGVVVLIMQQTFLLGIGLLFGSWSSGKSFPYPQDVASYFGALTAFALVVALNAMYFFGFVFWWQDYPRGGNLAGSALLTLLFAYSVAAMGMLIGMFFRTRERSMQLLVATSLPIMFLSCLTWPASALPSPLQLLAWLLPSTAAIQGFVATNQMGASLGEVRAEFAGLLGLATVFVALGLRKWTRFVPPR; translated from the coding sequence ATGAACGCGCTCGGCGCGGCGTCGCGCGCTTTCCTGTTGACGTGGCAATCGATCTTCCGCGACAAGGCCGCGCTGCTGCTGTTCTTTATCTCCGGCATCCTGTATTCCTTTTTTTATCCGCTTCCCTACAGTACGGAAACAGTGCGCCGGGTGCCGGTCGTGATCGTCGACCAGGATCATTCAGCGCTGTCGCGCCAGCTGATCCGCTATGCCGGGGCGCACCCTTCCATCCTGGTGGCGGGCGTCACTTCGCGGCCGGACGAGGCGCAGGCACTGATCTGGGAGGGGCAGGCAGCTGGCGTGATGCGCATTCCCGCCGACTTCAGCCGCAAGTTATTGGCAGGTCTGCAGCCCGAAATCGAAGTCGGCGGCAATGGCGCCTATCCGCTGCTGAACAAGGCGGTGCTCAATGGTCTGGCGGAGGTTGCCGCCACTGCTTCGGCCGGCATCGAATCGAAACGCTTGGGCGTCGCGGTACCGTTTCCGCTACAGGCGGAGGCCTCGCGCCAGCCGTTGAGCGTCGAAGCAGTTCCCTTGTTTAACGTACGCGAGGGTTATGGCTCGTACGTGGTGCCGGGCGTCGTGGTGCTGATCATGCAGCAGACCTTCCTGCTCGGCATTGGGCTGCTGTTCGGCAGCTGGTCGAGCGGGAAATCCTTTCCCTACCCGCAGGACGTGGCGTCCTACTTCGGCGCGCTGACCGCATTTGCGCTGGTCGTCGCCCTCAACGCGATGTACTTCTTCGGCTTCGTCTTCTGGTGGCAGGATTATCCAAGGGGCGGCAACCTGGCAGGCAGCGCCTTGTTGACCTTGTTGTTCGCCTACAGCGTCGCGGCGATGGGGATGTTGATCGGGATGTTCTTTCGCACGCGCGAGCGCAGCATGCAGCTGCTGGTCGCCACCTCGTTACCGATCATGTTTCTCTCGTGCCTGACCTGGCCCGCCAGCGCCTTGCCATCACCGCTGCAGCTCCTGGCATGGCTGTTGCCATCGACCGCGGCCATCCAGGGATTCGTCGCCACCAACCAGATGGGCGCGTCGCTGGGCGAGGTACGCGCCGAGTTCGCCGGGCTGCTTGGCCTGGCGACCGTTTTCGTCGCTTTAGGCTTGCGCAAATGGACGCGCTTCGTTCCGCCGCGTTAG
- a CDS encoding ABC transporter permease, whose protein sequence is MTRAGQAIQSSLLREWRRLRADPWDMAMLTSIPLTLYLLTWWIFSAGVARDLPLVVHDRDQSAMSRGLIRMLDAAPGLRVARAVDSEAEALVMIRARTAYGIVSIPSGLQESVRAGRGDKVQWAYNAQFAAHAGTMTRDVRAVVATLSAGIEQQGRVGRGAAPGQAMEQVDPVRIRASTLFNEQGSYIPSLAIPVAFSLLHIFVTLAAVTALGREFRASSVADWLATAGGRLGPALLGKMLIPFAAFVVHALLLFVLFGAVLDWPVLGSAAAILSGTVLFVTAYLAMAAFLVAFTSSLRAALSACAFVTAPAFAFAGQGFPLLAMPVSARVWADALPLTHYLKLLNNTWMAGAPLHAGLGTLAILLAFTLLLGAAAHLRLARRVTQPASWGKS, encoded by the coding sequence ATGACGCGCGCCGGCCAAGCCATCCAGTCATCCTTGCTGCGCGAATGGCGACGCCTGCGCGCCGATCCTTGGGACATGGCGATGCTGACGTCGATTCCGCTGACGCTTTATCTGCTGACATGGTGGATCTTTTCTGCCGGCGTGGCCCGCGACCTGCCGCTCGTGGTGCACGACCGCGACCAGTCGGCAATGTCGCGCGGCCTGATTCGCATGCTCGACGCGGCGCCCGGTTTGCGGGTGGCGCGGGCAGTGGACAGCGAAGCCGAAGCCTTGGTGATGATCCGCGCGCGTACGGCATATGGCATCGTGTCGATCCCCTCCGGCTTGCAGGAATCGGTGCGCGCCGGGAGAGGGGACAAGGTGCAGTGGGCCTACAATGCCCAGTTCGCGGCGCACGCCGGCACCATGACGCGCGACGTTCGCGCGGTGGTGGCGACACTGTCGGCCGGCATCGAGCAGCAGGGCCGCGTCGGTCGTGGCGCCGCCCCGGGCCAGGCCATGGAGCAGGTCGATCCGGTGCGCATCCGTGCGTCGACGCTGTTCAATGAACAGGGCAGCTACATTCCATCGCTGGCAATCCCCGTGGCATTCAGTCTGCTGCATATTTTCGTGACGCTCGCGGCGGTGACGGCGCTGGGCCGTGAGTTTCGCGCTTCCTCGGTGGCCGACTGGCTGGCCACCGCGGGCGGTCGGCTGGGACCGGCCCTGCTCGGCAAGATGCTGATTCCGTTCGCGGCGTTCGTCGTGCATGCGCTGCTGCTGTTCGTCCTGTTCGGCGCGGTGCTGGACTGGCCGGTGCTCGGGAGCGCGGCGGCAATCCTGTCCGGCACGGTCCTGTTCGTTACGGCCTATCTCGCGATGGCGGCCTTCCTGGTCGCTTTCACCTCGTCGCTGCGCGCAGCTTTGTCGGCCTGCGCGTTCGTGACGGCGCCCGCATTCGCATTCGCAGGCCAGGGATTTCCACTCCTGGCAATGCCCGTCAGCGCACGGGTCTGGGCCGATGCCCTGCCGCTGACGCATTACCTGAAGTTGCTGAACAATACATGGATGGCGGGGGCGCCGTTGCATGCCGGCCTCGGCACGCTCGCGATACTGCTGGCATTCACGCTCCTGCTGGGCGCCGCCGCGCACCTGCGCCTGGCCCGGCGCGTCACCCAGCCAGCCAGCTGGGGCAAGTCATGA